In Primulina huaijiensis isolate GDHJ02 chromosome 4, ASM1229523v2, whole genome shotgun sequence, the DNA window CAAGGTGGGTTGGGCTGGGCTGGCCATTTAGAGGCCCGCGAAAATGGCGGGTTGCGGCGGGTGGCGGGCTGGCATTTTGACATGTCTACATacagatgtccaaacatgcagatgggtagtcatatgatgatttatatcgaacaaccctccatcggactttccaagttgttatcattcatcgagatgataagtccgtggttatgattgtacacgattagtccttacgacccaggacaacactgaggctctatatgctagggctgtgctttgactcgtttaccggctccaggagagtcatcaggtggcgaggttgggtacagttgcgacacatataggagccagtgcattgtagtcagggattcaccgctcacctacgggtgtggatatcctaagtgatctgatgaaataatagtgcgtgaaATCTCTGGCctgagtatgagatgtacgttggagaaggagttctttaatagtacatgcgatgccgctatttatatgtgtcacatagttatcgaattattatgcaaacctcgatgaaccaatggttgcagattcgatcagaatatatgagatgaagggaccgtactgaacgttaatcataatcgactggttcttgcaggcactattagtgatacatacggaatcatggggcgatgctactaaacgctcttaccatggttcgatgtgtttaatcagaaatatgatttctggcattctcatgatcaattgttgatacatagaatggggcaaataagggtaagctcgaataaatGATTATGTCCCGAATCACAAGAAattgtgaactcacggctagctgtatccctgaaccattgagggtcacacaagcactgaatCGTTTGTTCtagttgagagaataaatttaaggagttgaatttatattattatagtaaattcaaggagttgaatttatgataattaaattttgagaaaaaattcaaggagttgaatttgtaaaatttgagaatttaatttattaaaatcaaatgttcagtttattaaatattaaattttggggtgataaatttaaggagttgaatttataatataaatattaaattcaaatgttgaatttatgatggatttaatttattaaactcaaaagttgagtttattaaatattaaattttggaggtaataaattcaaggagttgaattaataatttaaatattaaattcaaatgttgagtttataagagatttaaattaaatgtaattggtatatatataatgggcttgtaggagtacaataccaacatacatattattaatgttcttaattagaatttaaaatattaattaattaattaaactagttggaccagaataattaattgattaatcatattaagtatttaattttattaatgggccttaagtttatatatatgtgtattaggcttaagtttaataataattaattcacaattttttgaaaaactcTAGCCTCCACTAGACTCCAATTTTCGAAAAACTCTTccttttttctctcaaaatttcggcctctatcaaagagaatttgatttatgcCGCCTCTCGATTTTTAATCTCCAACGATAAATccttctatactttctagtgcaagttagaagaggaacaagtaatcAGTCGTAGACCGGATTAggagattgaagaaagaaaatttgAAGAACATACGtaggatttacaacaagagctacgttcgCTTATACCGACGTAGTTAGAGCAAAGTGAAAATTGTTCACCaaaggtaaaagttttaaacatccttgtatgtttaatcataaaaccatacgagtatccaaaacaaatatattttgattatcaaaataaaataaaaatttttaaaacttcctcCGCGTTGCATGaaaaaaccgagatccaacaggtAAACTCCGAGCTGACGCGATAGCATATTAGCTAAGTAAATCATACTAGACAAACCTTATACGACTGGCTCGTCCGAAAAAGTGTTGACTAGAAGAATCAAACTCCTGACCACTTACCAACCGTTCACTTACCGTACCGACTCGAACACCCATAACTTACTCATAGGAGCATATCATTGTGTTTTGAATGAGAGGATTGTTTCAACTTTCATATGATATGAATAAAACCAAGCAAACAGCTCCTGTAAGTAAGCCAAAATATGACCAAAAAAAGCATCTTGGGTTTAAAAACTGTTAATAGAATTTGATTatcaattatattttgaaaCATGATTCAatgttcaaaatttttatttgcaaAACATTTTTTTAGTAAACTACAGTATCAACCTGTGTCAGTAACAATATAATTGACTCTTCTCTGCTGCATTCGCAGTAAATAAAATGAACAAAGAAAGCGAGTGGGAGAGAGAGAGAATGTCCAGGTGTAAAGGAAAGCCATTAATGAGCTTGTTAGAGTTTAAATCACTCCTCCCatgaaaataaatgataaataaatattttaaaaaggaTGCAGAATGTACAACTGGCTGTGTGGCGGGTGCATCCCTGACCTGTGACAGACGATACATTGAAATTTTCTGGCCAAGGAAAGGAAAAAGACAATGCAAGAAACAAGGGAAAAAAGTGAGGTGGTAATGTTGTTGCTGAGGTAAGTAAATTGCAGGCTTGGAAAGCACAAATTGCCAGTCTCCCTTTATCTCTCTTCTTTCTGTCTCCTCGGCTACACAGATCTTTGTTTTTCTTTGCTTTGCTTGGTGGAAGGAAAAGGCTAGTCAAGAAacaggaaaagaaaaaaaaaagaagaagaataaaAACCCATGTGTGTAATGATCATTTCAACCCAGAAGGTGAATTTTCACTGTTCACCATCAATGATAGCCTTGAATTGGTTGGTGGGCTACGATTGAGGTGAATAGAGGTCTCAGCACATCTTTTAGGCTTCGTTTCCGGACCCCACTTTGGGAATGTGTTTTCGTGCGATCTGAGCTTTTCTGAAGGGAAGTTTTTGtggattttcttttgtattGTTGCCTTTTTTCTGGTGGAAGATCCATGAGAATGAACCTACAAGAGGTTTTGTGTAAGGCACAGTAAAACTTGTTTTTTAAACTTGAAAGGCAGTAGTTAAAAACAACTCAGCCATTTTTTCCTCCATCAAAGAtttcttgaaaataatttctttgGTTACTTAGTCCAATCATCACAATGAGGAAGCATGGATGGCAGCTTCCCTACCATCCTCTCCAGGTATTATTTTCTTCGTTTTTCACGAACACACACAATTATTCACTCTCTAATGTGTACCGCCTATGGATGCATTTATTtacattttcttgatttggtTTTGGATTTCTTTGGGATGTTAAACTGCTTTGAACTAGGATATATGTGCGTGTGTGCAGGTGGTAGCTGTTGCTGTTTTTATTGCTTTGGGATTTGCTTTCTATGTTTTCTTTGCCCCGTTTCTGGGAAAGCAGTTGTTCCAATACATAGCTATGGGAATTTACACTCCTCTTGTAAGCACATTGCTTCTTTCTTTTGAGATTATTTCTTCTCCATTCTGGCATTGAAGTTTACCATTTTACTGGCCTGTTGGGAAACGTAGATCTGTGATTTCCAATTCTTGCTTCTTTCTGGTTATACCgggaaattaacatttttcctgGATGAGTCTTTAGTTGAACTTCACACTCCTCTTTACTCTgccatttcatttttcaaatttttaattctaTTGTTGAAGGATTTTTAAATTGTAGATAAGCATTAAAGTTACTGAGGCCCGTCACTGATGTAAAGGACTCTAAGATGCTTGTTCTTTGGAGATTTGTCACTTGTACAGGGCATTTAAGGAGCCACAAGTTCCTCCATCAAAGATTTCACTAAAGTAATTTAAAGATTGTGGGTTGTCTACATTATTATTTGCCTTTGGGAATTATAGAATATTGACTTTTTTGACtatctttttattttgtaaCTTTACTTTTCATGCACTGGTCCTGGTTGCATCTTTGCTGAGAAGTAAATggatttatttatgaaaataaaggAGTCCTAAGATTTACAGGTATTCTGTCCAAATGTTTCAAActtttttatgttgaaattgGCGAACatgattgattaaattaaaatatatggttTCTTGGTTGGCTGCAAGCTGTATTCATGAAGTTCATTGGCTGGTTAGGTAAAGTAAGATGTTAAACTTTGGTATGCTTGACAATTTTTTACAGTCTATGTGGTATTAGCAACATTTTTCACATCTTTTGAAGCTGAGACTGCTGGTGCGTGCAATCTTTTGAAAATTTAGCAACTATTCTCTTTGTATGAAGCCATTACGATCTCATAATGTACGCTCATAATTAACTTCTTGTAGATCGCTAATATTAAAGTTAGTTAACATGAAAGGAGAATTCATGAAGTGTAATAAATTTAACTggtgattgttttttttttttgagtcgTTCAGAATATCTTTTTGGACATGGTTGTGGCCTGTGGGGTTAAGATATGAATATGCACTTCTATATACTTATATTCTTACGCTTTTGTATTGCCATTTCACAGATTATATTTGTGTTTGGCCTCTATGTATGGTGCACAGCTGTTGATCCTGCGGATTCAGGAGTCTTTAGATCGAAGAAATACCTTAAAATTCCTGACAACAAAAAACAACCCAAATTAAATGTGCCTATTCTCGGTGGAAGGTCAAATTCTTCAATTCAAGATGCCAATACTACTATAACCCGAGAGCATACGAATGAGGAGAGCGAATATGACGTTCATTCAACAGCAATATGTGATGCCGAACCTGAAAAGAAGAATCCCTCACTTCATCATAAGCCCTTCTTCACTGCTCTGCTTGCTTTATTGCCTTGTGCTTACGTTTGTAATTCTCATGAAGAATCTTCTGAGCAACAAATGAGTGAAGATGGGATGTTCTACTGTAGTTTGTGTGAAGTAGAGGTGTGTAGTAATTGCTTCCTGCATCGAGAATTGAGATACTCATCCCCacaaatatttaagatattgTGCTACATGTTGATATACTTTGACTTGATATTCTCAGTTTTCTAAAAATCGGCCTAGGCACTAGGCCACTGTTGACCGCATCGAAAAGTGCTTGTTGGCTAGGCGGACTTAGGCGGccgaaaattattattattttttgggatttttggggttattttctaaaaaaagtttccaattttaaaaaagtaaaaagtaATTTTCTCATAGGCCCTAAACTAAAGTCCAACAAGAAATTTGATTTGTTTGACACCAAAATTCATCTTATTATGTTGATACCGTTGAATTTGCCTAGCGACACCTAGTCTCCTCTAGCGCTAGCGAATTTTTGAACCTTGATATTTCTTAGGTTCAAGTGATTCAATTGACAAGTACCATTTTACAGGTTTATAAGTACAGTAagcattgcagagtttgtgacAAATGCGTTGATCGTTTCGATCACCACTGCAGGGTACGGCACACCACTTTCTCTTGCTGGTTAGAGTTTTTGAAACAAGAGCTTCTTATTACTTTCTTTGTTTTTGCAGTGGCTAAACAATTGCATAGGCAAAAGAAACTATCGAAAGTTTATTACACTCATGTGTTCTGCCCTGCTCCTGGTATGCTCAAAACACCAATTGTTCACAAGTCTGAGTATTTTGTATTATATGACTTTCCGCTTGATCCTGGTTTTCTTAGGAATCGAGACACCTGCATTATTTTGTTTACTATGTTTTAGCCCATTTTTTGTAAGCTACACCAAAATATAATTCATTTTCCCATGTACATCAAGCTTCATCTTCctctttttcttctatttatTGTCCCTGTAATTTAGTTTGCTTGACCCCACATCAAGATTTCCTCCTTGAATCGAGAATTTTCATGATACGTCCCTACTGGAGGTGACCACTTATCTCGTCGGACTTTAGCTAAATCCTTGAGGTTACCTCTAAAATGTGATTGTATTTTCAGGCCAGAAAGTTTCTAATTCAGTTAATATTGACATTTATTCTTGATTGGACTTGAGATTGCAGTTTATACTTCAATGGTCAACTGGAATCCTTGTGTTGATATGTTGTTTTCTTGAGAGGAAAAGATTCTCAAAGGACATTAGCTCCAAGTTAGGAAGCAGTTTCACCATGGTTCCTTTTGTTATTGTTCTGGTGGGTATTTTTAGTACTTCATTTTAGCAATTCAGTATACCTTTGGCTTACATTTGCTGTATTCCGAATGATAAATGAAACTCTGTTTTCCATAATATAGTCAGTCTGTACCATATTGGCAATGATTGCGACCCTGCCACTTGCTCAGCTCTTCTTCTTTCATATTCTTCTGATAAAGAAGGTTCAACTTCATTTTCCTTTCTACGTAAAGTCGTTTTTTGGCTGATAATTGTGACAGAGTTGACAATTGTCCATGTTGGATTGACAGGGAATTAGCACATACGATTATATTATAGCTCTCAGGGAGCAAGATCAAGCAGGAGGGCAGCAGAGTCCTCAGATGTCTCCTGTTAGTTCTATTACTGGATTAAGCAGTGCCAGCTCATTCAACACTTTCCATCGAGCTGCGTGGTGCACTCCTCCGCCTCTCTTCCTTGAAGATCAGGTTAAAGTTTTCTGAAGTCATCATATCTTTTGAGTAACTTTATAATTATCAACTTGCCGTTTCATTATGGTTGCGAAATACTGACATGAGGCTTATTTATTGATATCGTGACTTTTATGGTCGTTCTGCAGTTCGACGTAGTCCCTCCTGAGACTGGATCTGTCAGTTCGCTTGGCAAAAAAATGGTTGTGGAGGAGCCATCAAAGAAAAAGAATCATGCTGCTGTAAAGATAAGTCCATGGGCGTTGGCACGTTTGAATGCCGAGGACGTGTCCAAGGCTGCTGCTGAGGCGAGAAAAAAGTCGAAGATTTTACGGCCTGTGGCAAGACAGGAAGCGCCTTATTCTCTTGAGACAGACAGTAGTTTTGGAAGTAGTGGACGTCGCATGGCCCCAAATCCTGATAATAGTAGAAAGAAAGGCAGCAAGCGAATTCGTCTTCCTACTGAGATTCCCTATATTTCGAGTGTAGATGCCAAAAGCAAGAGAGACAATCATATGATCATCTCTGAGACATCAGCAAGCTTGATGCCTGTACAACTTGAAACTAGAAGTGCTTTCAGGCCAGGACGAACCATGCCAAGCTCAACTGGTAATGTAGCTTCATCTCCTGACAGTAGCTTAGGTTCTCCTGATGTCCATCCTTTTCGAGGTTCCTCACTGGGAGTCGAAGAAGCTAGGCTATCGGCTGCTGCCATGGTTAATCAGAACGAAATCCCATTATCAAGATCGACTAGTGGTGGATATGACGCTTCCGGAGGGGAAGATAGTGACCAAGTACCCACAAGAATTCTTCACAGATCCAGCAACTGGAGTAGCCATCTGTTTGGCACCGAACAAGATAGAACCGCCAAGAAATTCATGCCACCATCTTCATCCACAATGTCATACCATAGAAAGGTTTGAAGAGAGTAAAGCCTGAGAGTAAGCCTCATGTGTCCATGTTACAGAATGTAGATTCTTGTGATTTTTTCTTCATCTGCTGGCATTCAAAATTCTAATGAACTTTTGGTACTTGGATATCGATTTTTATAGGGTCGCCTGCCTACGACAAGAACGATATGTTCAGCTGCGACATTCTATCGATATTTTAGTGCTCTTTAAAGAGCTCAGATTCACGGAGAACTTGGTGCTTTATACATGTTCTAAAGATTACCAAGGCATTTCATTGAGACATGATATCCAAGCAGAAAAGttcgaaattcaaataatatagtAGCATAACTGAACCATTAGCTCAGTAGTGCctcgaaaataaaaatttattgtttatagaaaaataagaattttGTTACATCTAATGATAATAAACTTAAATGataataaacttaaaaaatttaactgacgaatataaatttttttgtggtAAATTGCATACAATCAACTTGTGAAATATCAAAACAGCCTATAAttctttgtgaaaaataaataagcatCAACccctatgtttttttaaaaagaagcTTAAATAACCtcaatttcataattttagGTGTATGTGCTTTTAATATTTATGacaataatagtttttgaaGTAAAActataatatgattaaaaaaaataaaattaaaatatcacaacttgactagaaaacaaaaaagaaaagaataatgTGATTTATATTCATTTGTCTAGATTACATTTTGAATTATATGTAGAaagtattataaaaaattatttatacacAACATAAGGGGCTAGAATCATATTAATATCTTTATAAAGTGTCCATGAGCAttttgttggattaattaagttTTGCTGATTTAACAATAAtaaagttttgatgatttaataaaatactactGCTTTAAAGAGTAGCTAGCATAAATTCATATAGAAAAACTGAATATTCATGAATAAATGTTTTCCCAAGCCAAATTGAATCCTCAAAAGTAACCTGAGTATGAAAAGGAAACTGATTTACTAAGCTAACAGATTCACAAGGGCTACTAAATCAGGTGATTCAACGTATAGACTCTGGagattgttcaaaacattgtcTTTAAGAATCAGAGCCTAATCGGCGAGGTCAAAATGAATATTCACCGTACAATAACTTTTCAATCGGTTAGAGTATCAGATTTCATGCGCACTATCAGAATGTactatttttcaaaaaagacGATGACGTGACACAACAGTTACTATATTTAGAAAcgacaatcaaattcaaaagGTCGAACTTTGGAAACTATGtctataaatagatcagttTTGAAAACATTTCAATCTCTCTCGAACATATGCACAATCTACATTCTTTACACGAGCCTTGTTCATTTGTATATTCTGCTTTCATAGCCTAACTCATAAAACATACTTTGAAGCACAAACTTAGGGTCTAAATCAGATAATTGAGGATCAACTGTACTAAGTGTatttagttaaaaaaatatatgtaattgACAGTAAGAGTCTTAATGATtagattatttaatttgtaagAATAACTAGGAGTTTCAGTAAGCCACTGATAATCTGTGTTAGAGTGTGTTATGACAATTTGTTTGTAATAACCAAATTTTTCTAACGAAATCTtttcagaaaagaatgaagcGGAGATATATAtaagattttaattattgaatttcatAAACTATTGTTTTGTGCATTTACTTCAGTTTTGCTAACCTAACTATTCTTGAGTCTTACCAATTATAGTTAAAAACGATTCAGTTAACCCTTTCTGCACAGTTGCTTAACTGTTGGTAAACTGAAATCTTACCGACAACAATTAAAATTCAAGTGTTGTCAACCCAACCTAATTTCAGAGATTTTATAGAGATCGTTTATATATCCCCTCTAACCAATTTCTAGATCCTAAcacattgttttttttattaaaacataGAGGGTTAAACGCCTATTATTTTTCATAGGAAGATATTAGTTCTTTAGAGATTTCACAAGAAGGTTGTATGcaatttactattttttttgttataatcTAATAATTTGGGATGAGCAAAACTGTATTGgtttattttatgataaaaactcGA includes these proteins:
- the LOC140975339 gene encoding probable protein S-acyltransferase 22, coding for MRKHGWQLPYHPLQVVAVAVFIALGFAFYVFFAPFLGKQLFQYIAMGIYTPLIIFVFGLYVWCTAVDPADSGVFRSKKYLKIPDNKKQPKLNVPILGGRSNSSIQDANTTITREHTNEESEYDVHSTAICDAEPEKKNPSLHHKPFFTALLALLPCAYVCNSHEESSEQQMSEDGMFYCSLCEVEVYKYSKHCRVCDKCVDRFDHHCRWLNNCIGKRNYRKFITLMCSALLLFILQWSTGILVLICCFLERKRFSKDISSKLGSSFTMVPFVIVLSVCTILAMIATLPLAQLFFFHILLIKKGISTYDYIIALREQDQAGGQQSPQMSPVSSITGLSSASSFNTFHRAAWCTPPPLFLEDQFDVVPPETGSVSSLGKKMVVEEPSKKKNHAAVKISPWALARLNAEDVSKAAAEARKKSKILRPVARQEAPYSLETDSSFGSSGRRMAPNPDNSRKKGSKRIRLPTEIPYISSVDAKSKRDNHMIISETSASLMPVQLETRSAFRPGRTMPSSTGNVASSPDSSLGSPDVHPFRGSSLGVEEARLSAAAMVNQNEIPLSRSTSGGYDASGGEDSDQVPTRILHRSSNWSSHLFGTEQDRTAKKFMPPSSSTMSYHRKV